A window of Gemmatimonadota bacterium contains these coding sequences:
- the trpC gene encoding indole-3-glycerol phosphate synthase TrpC, which produces MAGNILDKIVAYKRRFLAGCVGQKPFEEMAQLAEDAPEPPSFFDGLVDGDDIAVIAEVKKASPSKGVIRGDFDAVDIAKIYVENGASALSVLTDEKFFQGSADYLAQISMVVDRPILRKDFTIDPYQIYEARAIGASAVLLIVSILTPRELSSFIATSRALGLDALVEVHEREELMVALDAGAEIVGINNRNLKTFDTSLGTTYGLIDYIPDDVLKVSESGIYTREDVVALRDAGADAVLVGESLMREPDIAARLQELIGHAS; this is translated from the coding sequence ATGGCTGGCAATATTCTCGACAAGATTGTGGCGTATAAACGCAGGTTTCTCGCCGGGTGTGTGGGACAGAAGCCGTTTGAAGAGATGGCGCAGTTGGCCGAAGATGCGCCAGAGCCGCCTTCTTTTTTTGATGGGCTGGTGGATGGGGATGATATTGCTGTGATCGCCGAGGTGAAAAAGGCGTCGCCCTCTAAGGGCGTGATCCGCGGGGATTTTGACGCGGTGGATATTGCGAAAATTTATGTGGAGAATGGGGCTTCGGCGCTTTCGGTATTGACGGATGAGAAATTTTTTCAGGGGTCGGCGGATTATTTGGCTCAGATTTCAATGGTTGTCGATCGGCCCATTTTGCGAAAGGATTTCACGATTGATCCCTATCAGATTTACGAGGCGCGCGCGATTGGGGCTTCGGCTGTGTTGTTGATTGTGTCGATTTTAACGCCTCGAGAATTGTCCTCATTTATAGCGACGAGCCGTGCGCTGGGTCTGGATGCGCTGGTGGAAGTGCACGAGAGAGAAGAACTGATGGTCGCGCTCGATGCTGGGGCAGAGATTGTTGGGATTAACAATCGGAATTTGAAGACTTTTGATACGTCTCTGGGTACGACTTATGGGTTGATCGATTATATTCCCGATGACGTGTTGAAGGTGAGTGAGAGCGGTATTTATACGCGCGAAGATGTTGTCGCGCTTCGAGATGCGGGCGCAGATGCCGTGCTGGTGGGCGAGAGTTTGATGCGCGAACCGGATATTGCCGCCAGGTTGCAGGAGTTGATAGGGCATGCGAGCTAA
- a CDS encoding phosphoribosylanthranilate isomerase, with translation MRAKICGVTNRDDALCAVDHGADALGFNFYEKSLRYIAPEKAGEIVFDLPPFVTPVGVFVNASEREIDVAVKLAGLRAIQLHGDEPPEACLGHAVPVIRALRVGRDFDVQTMGSYLVNTFLLDTERAGFYGGTGETFDWTKAVEAKEYGRIILAGGLNPDNVQEAIERVGPYAVDTSSGVEVEPGKKDHKKVKDFLARAKA, from the coding sequence ATGCGAGCTAAAATTTGCGGTGTTACAAATCGGGATGATGCGTTGTGTGCGGTTGATCACGGTGCAGATGCCCTGGGGTTTAATTTTTACGAGAAGAGCCTTCGCTATATCGCGCCCGAGAAAGCCGGAGAAATTGTTTTTGATTTGCCGCCATTTGTGACTCCCGTAGGGGTGTTTGTGAATGCATCGGAACGAGAGATTGACGTTGCCGTGAAGTTGGCGGGGCTTCGGGCGATTCAATTGCACGGGGATGAGCCTCCCGAAGCATGTCTGGGGCATGCGGTGCCGGTGATTCGCGCGCTTCGCGTAGGACGCGATTTTGATGTGCAGACGATGGGGTCGTATCTGGTCAATACATTCTTATTGGATACAGAGAGAGCGGGTTTTTATGGTGGTACGGGGGAGACATTTGACTGGACAAAGGCGGTGGAGGCAAAAGAGTATGGGCGCATTATTCTTGCCGGTGGGTTAAATCCGGATAATGTTCAGGAGGCGATTGAACGAGTTGGTCCCTATGCGGTGGATACGAGTAGTGGCGTAGAAGTCGAGCCGGGGAAGAAGGATCACAAAAAAGTGAAGGATTTTTTGGCGCGCGCAAAGGCGTGA
- the tyrS gene encoding tyrosine--tRNA ligase, with protein sequence MDVLDDLAFRGYIFQMTDEDKLRRRLAEGQMTLYCGFDPTADSLHAGSLVPIMGLRRFQDAGHKPIALVGGGTGLIGDPSGKAEERQLNSLEVVQAYTECQRAQLEKYLDFETRDNPALMVSNYTWLSELRTIEFLRDVGKHFSMGYMLGKESVSSRLSTGISFTEFSYMVLQAYDFMELNRKYGCELQIGGSDQWGNITAGIELCRRMLNKTVYGLTFPLLEKSDGTKFGKTETGTLWLDPEKTSPYQFYQFWVNAADRDVVKFLKLFTFLSRERIEELEREVEARPEKREAQRVLAEEVTTFIHGAGAKDRAVHISEALFYGNLRDLNEQEIAEGFSDVPSYALKGVDEVGLIDLLVDARISSSRRQAREDIRTGAIYINGERCTDVSHVLKPSERLAGKYLVMRRGKRRYFLVRWLA encoded by the coding sequence GTGGATGTGTTAGACGATTTGGCATTTCGTGGCTATATTTTTCAGATGACAGATGAGGATAAGCTCCGCAGGCGTTTGGCAGAGGGGCAGATGACATTGTATTGTGGATTTGACCCCACTGCCGATAGCCTGCACGCGGGCAGTCTGGTTCCCATTATGGGATTGCGTCGCTTTCAAGATGCGGGGCACAAGCCCATTGCACTCGTGGGCGGGGGCACGGGATTGATTGGCGATCCGAGTGGGAAAGCAGAAGAGCGGCAGTTGAATTCACTGGAGGTAGTGCAGGCATATACGGAGTGCCAGCGCGCGCAATTGGAAAAGTATCTGGATTTTGAGACCAGGGACAATCCGGCGCTGATGGTGAGCAATTATACCTGGCTTTCGGAGTTGCGTACGATTGAATTTTTGCGCGATGTGGGCAAACACTTTTCAATGGGATATATGCTGGGCAAAGAGTCGGTGTCGTCGCGTCTTTCAACCGGGATTTCGTTTACCGAATTTAGTTATATGGTTTTGCAGGCGTATGATTTTATGGAATTGAACAGAAAGTATGGCTGTGAGCTTCAGATCGGGGGTAGCGATCAGTGGGGCAATATTACGGCGGGCATAGAGTTGTGTCGGCGCATGCTCAATAAGACGGTGTATGGGTTGACTTTCCCTTTGCTGGAAAAGTCGGATGGGACGAAGTTTGGCAAGACCGAGACGGGTACGTTATGGCTCGATCCCGAGAAGACATCGCCCTATCAATTTTATCAGTTTTGGGTGAATGCAGCGGATCGCGATGTGGTGAAATTTTTGAAGTTGTTCACTTTTTTGAGCCGCGAACGCATAGAGGAATTGGAACGAGAGGTGGAGGCGCGACCCGAGAAGCGCGAGGCGCAGCGCGTGCTGGCCGAAGAGGTGACGACTTTTATCCACGGCGCAGGCGCAAAGGATCGCGCCGTGCATATTTCCGAGGCGCTGTTTTACGGCAATTTGCGGGATTTGAATGAACAGGAGATTGCAGAAGGATTTAGCGATGTGCCGTCTTACGCGCTCAAAGGAGTTGACGAAGTGGGCTTGATCGATTTGCTCGTGGATGCGCGAATTTCTTCGTCCAGACGACAGGCGCGCGAAGATATCAGGACCGGTGCTA